The following is a genomic window from Streptomyces lincolnensis.
CCAGCACGTCGGGAGCGGCCCGAACGGCCCTGAGCCCGGCGGCGAGATCGGCCCACAGCCCCACCTGCCCTGCGGCCAGGACGGGACGGGTCACGCGGATGGCGGCCACGGCGCCCGCCGAGCCCAGGAAGGTCAGTCCGTTGACCACCAGCGCCGCCCGCATGGAGCCGTAGGCCAGCAGCGGCGCGAGCATGAGCGGGCCGACGAAGAAGGCGGCCCGGAAGGCGACTTGCAGCAGCCCGTTGGCCTGTTGCAGACGGTCGGCCGGGACGATCTGCGTGACGATGGCGTTGCGGGCCGGGGCGAACGGGGCGCCGATCAGGGCCAGCAGCGCCGTTGTCACCACGAGCAGGGGCAGGTTCAGCAGACCGAGGGACAGCAACACCGCGGCCACCGCCACCACGGCGACCCGGGCCAGATCGGTGGCGATCATCAGCTTGCGGCGGTCGTAACGGTCGGCGTACGAGGCGGACACGAACGTGGCCAGGAACGCGGGCGCGAACGCGGCCACGCTGACCACGGCGACGGCCGTCGGGTCCTTCGTCAGCGACCAGGCCAGCCAGGCGGTCGCGGCGGTGTACAGGCCGTCGCCGAAGCGTGAGACGGCCTGGCCGACGAAGAGAAGCAGGAAATCGCGGTCCCTGAGCAGTGACATGCTGCCACTGTCGGATCC
Proteins encoded in this region:
- a CDS encoding MFS transporter; the protein is MSLLRDRDFLLLFVGQAVSRFGDGLYTAATAWLAWSLTKDPTAVAVVSVAAFAPAFLATFVSASYADRYDRRKLMIATDLARVAVVAVAAVLLSLGLLNLPLLVVTTALLALIGAPFAPARNAIVTQIVPADRLQQANGLLQVAFRAAFFVGPLMLAPLLAYGSMRAALVVNGLTFLGSAGAVAAIRVTRPVLAAGQVGLWADLAAGLRAVRAAPDVLVVIVTFVLALALTSGFLTVGLVAVVGQGGRYGLLLGVAGVAEVAGALLLAGLRMRRLALAAVLAWALLGIFRAPLGIVTSTTGAAVLLIATGLASALTDIPLIALVQQRIPSHHLAKALGLWEAGVAGALAVSPFVASTTIALTGVQDAFLLSGAALVVLAMSAALTLARMDRAQRPGQSRVGLSGPEAEQPAVAPESAR